A single region of the Plantactinospora soyae genome encodes:
- a CDS encoding serine aminopeptidase domain-containing protein produces MANDRARYRAMEDRIFAHYRAGRHAEGAALARTAYADLPDWRADLAHMAACLLVKDGRPAEAYAEMAAALAAGAWWHRRILVEDDDLAPLRELPDFAELVATAHDRAVAAASQARPPLVRRPLGEPVGVLVALHGAGEDADDAAGAWASAVDVGWLLLAVESTQRNTPTYRSWPEHEVAVRDVEAALANLTPAERALPLVSAGFSAGGRVAIRWALAGPAVAFIAMAPAIDSEQVDASLAGAAVRRELSGHVVLGSEDGDVRDGALAAVATSREIGLVCVLDEVAGLGHAFPENFADRLPKLLASARNKGKEAGAPSAPVKSAD; encoded by the coding sequence GTGGCCAACGACCGAGCCCGATATCGGGCGATGGAAGACCGAATTTTCGCCCATTACAGAGCCGGCCGTCATGCGGAAGGGGCTGCGCTGGCCCGGACGGCCTACGCCGACCTGCCGGACTGGCGGGCTGACCTGGCACACATGGCCGCGTGTCTGCTCGTCAAGGACGGCCGGCCCGCCGAGGCGTACGCCGAGATGGCAGCAGCGCTGGCCGCCGGGGCTTGGTGGCACCGGCGGATCCTGGTCGAGGACGATGACTTAGCGCCGCTGCGTGAGCTGCCCGATTTCGCTGAGCTGGTTGCCACCGCGCACGACCGCGCAGTCGCCGCGGCCAGTCAGGCCCGTCCGCCACTGGTCCGTCGGCCGTTGGGAGAGCCTGTCGGGGTGCTGGTCGCGCTGCACGGCGCCGGGGAGGACGCTGACGACGCTGCGGGGGCTTGGGCGTCGGCGGTGGACGTGGGCTGGCTACTGCTCGCCGTTGAGTCAACCCAACGCAACACGCCAACCTACCGGTCCTGGCCGGAGCATGAGGTCGCGGTGCGGGACGTCGAGGCGGCGCTGGCCAACCTCACCCCGGCCGAGCGAGCACTGCCGCTAGTGTCTGCGGGCTTCTCCGCTGGCGGGCGGGTGGCAATCCGCTGGGCGCTTGCCGGACCAGCCGTGGCCTTCATCGCGATGGCGCCGGCGATCGACTCCGAGCAGGTCGACGCCAGCCTGGCCGGGGCGGCGGTCCGCCGAGAGCTGTCTGGCCATGTGGTGCTCGGCAGCGAGGACGGCGACGTACGCGACGGTGCGCTGGCCGCAGTCGCCACTTCGCGAGAAATCGGACTGGTCTGCGTGCTGGATGAAGTAGCCGGTTTGGGGCACGCCTTCCCGGAAAATTTCGCCGATCGGCTGCCAAAATTGCTCGCGTCCGCCCGGAATAAAGGAAAGGAAGCCGGCGCGCCATCAGCCCCAGTCAAGAGCGCCGACTAG